A single Flavobacterium sp. 1 DNA region contains:
- a CDS encoding glyoxalase, translating into MKHKAKSIRPFIGSKDFRISRRFYQDLGFKENVLAPNFSYFETEGIGFYLQDAYVKDWVDNTMLFLEVEDVSQFWTALLDLDLSIKYENVKLVPIREMDWGKECFIHDPSGILWHIGEFNK; encoded by the coding sequence ATGAAACATAAAGCCAAATCAATCAGACCATTCATAGGTTCCAAAGACTTTAGGATTTCTAGACGTTTTTACCAAGACTTAGGATTTAAGGAAAATGTCTTAGCTCCCAATTTCTCCTATTTCGAAACCGAGGGAATCGGGTTTTATCTGCAGGATGCCTATGTAAAGGATTGGGTAGACAACACCATGCTGTTTTTGGAAGTTGAAGATGTCAGCCAATTTTGGACTGCGCTTTTAGATTTGGACTTATCCATCAAATACGAAAACGTAAAATTAGTTCCCATCCGCGAAATGGATTGGGGAAAAGAATGCTTTATTCACGATCCGTCTGGGATTCTTTGGCATATTGGAGAGTTTAATAAATAA
- the nirB gene encoding nitrite reductase large subunit NirB produces the protein MINVIVVGNGMVGYKFCEKFISKSGQENYQITVFGEEPRRAYDRVHLSEYFAGKTADDLSMSTANWYEENNIILNTSELITDINREQKTIHTHLEKTYEYDYLVLATGSAAFVPPIDGVEKEGVFVYRTIEDLDAIMTYAKKIKANGATEAAVLGGGLLGLEAAKAVRDLDLNAHVVEFAPRLMPRQLDQGASDMLQSKIEELNIGIHLNKATQFIDGEDSIKGMMFANDELLKVDMLVISAGIKPRDELGRVSGLEVGVRGGIVVNNKMQTSDPNIFAIGEVALYNQMIYGLVAPGYEMADVAAEQILKGDKTMRETIDMSTQLKLIGVEVASFGDPFIENENVTAIVYENKFSGIYKRINVTKDGKTLLGGILVGDSSDYNGLFQIYANAMALPANPEDLILGSRGGESSTLGSASDLPDTAVICSCENVTKGAICCSILDGTANTFGDVVKLTKATSGCGGCKPMVADLVKAAQKSIGKEVKESICEHFNYTRQELFDLVKINKYTNYYEVIDHHGNGDGCEICKPVVASIFSSIYNDTANKHVTTQDTNDRYLANIQRNGTYSVVPRIAGGEITPEKLIVIGEVAKQFDLYTKITGAQRVDLFGAQLDDLPKIWKILIDNGFESGHAYGKSLRAVKSCVGNTWCRYGMDDSTTFAIELENRYRGIRSPHKLKGGVSACIRECAEARGKDFGVIAVEGGWNLYICGNGGANPKHAVLLAEQINKETVFKYMDRFLMYYIRTAGPLVRTSTWLEKLDGGLDYLKEVIIHDRIGICETLEAEMEKLVGTFECEWKQVLEKPRLMKRFSHFVNSDEKDDNIEYVPLRDQKMPRPW, from the coding sequence ATGATTAATGTAATAGTAGTCGGAAACGGCATGGTAGGTTATAAATTTTGCGAGAAATTCATTTCGAAATCTGGGCAGGAAAATTATCAAATTACAGTATTTGGGGAAGAACCAAGACGCGCTTATGACAGAGTTCACCTTAGTGAATACTTTGCAGGAAAGACGGCTGATGACTTATCTATGTCAACAGCTAATTGGTATGAAGAAAACAATATTATATTAAACACTTCGGAGTTAATTACAGATATTAACAGAGAACAAAAAACAATACACACTCACTTAGAGAAAACATACGAGTATGATTACTTAGTTTTGGCTACAGGATCTGCTGCTTTTGTACCGCCAATTGACGGGGTGGAAAAAGAAGGTGTTTTTGTTTACAGAACCATAGAGGACTTAGATGCCATTATGACTTACGCCAAAAAAATAAAAGCTAACGGTGCTACCGAAGCTGCTGTTCTTGGAGGTGGTTTATTAGGACTTGAAGCTGCCAAAGCAGTACGTGATTTGGACTTGAATGCACATGTGGTTGAATTTGCACCCCGCTTGATGCCAAGACAGTTAGATCAGGGCGCTAGTGATATGCTTCAATCTAAAATAGAGGAATTGAATATAGGAATACACCTGAATAAAGCGACACAATTCATAGATGGCGAAGACAGCATAAAAGGAATGATGTTTGCAAATGATGAGCTGTTAAAAGTAGATATGTTGGTTATATCGGCTGGGATAAAGCCCCGCGACGAACTAGGAAGAGTTTCCGGACTTGAAGTAGGCGTTAGAGGCGGCATCGTGGTAAACAATAAAATGCAGACATCAGATCCTAATATTTTTGCCATTGGTGAGGTTGCCTTATACAATCAAATGATATACGGACTTGTAGCTCCTGGTTACGAAATGGCCGATGTTGCCGCCGAGCAAATCCTAAAAGGAGATAAAACGATGAGAGAAACCATCGATATGTCTACTCAATTGAAATTGATTGGAGTTGAAGTTGCAAGTTTTGGTGATCCTTTTATTGAAAATGAAAATGTTACTGCAATTGTTTACGAAAACAAATTCAGCGGTATTTATAAAAGAATTAATGTCACCAAAGACGGAAAAACATTATTGGGAGGAATCCTTGTAGGGGATTCATCTGATTACAACGGATTATTTCAAATTTACGCCAACGCAATGGCATTGCCTGCAAATCCAGAAGATTTAATTCTAGGTTCCCGCGGTGGCGAATCATCAACTTTAGGAAGTGCCTCCGATTTGCCGGATACTGCCGTAATCTGTTCTTGTGAGAACGTTACCAAAGGCGCTATCTGCTGTTCGATTCTTGACGGAACTGCAAATACATTTGGCGATGTAGTAAAACTTACCAAAGCAACTTCAGGTTGCGGAGGCTGTAAACCAATGGTAGCTGACTTAGTAAAAGCAGCTCAAAAATCTATTGGTAAAGAAGTAAAAGAAAGTATTTGTGAGCACTTTAATTATACAAGACAAGAATTATTTGATCTCGTAAAAATCAATAAATACACAAACTACTATGAAGTAATCGACCATCACGGAAACGGAGATGGCTGCGAAATCTGCAAACCAGTTGTTGCTTCTATTTTCTCCAGTATTTATAATGACACTGCCAATAAACACGTAACTACACAGGATACAAATGACAGATACCTAGCTAATATTCAAAGAAACGGAACTTATTCTGTTGTACCAAGAATTGCTGGCGGTGAAATCACTCCTGAAAAATTAATTGTAATTGGAGAAGTTGCCAAACAATTTGATTTATACACCAAAATAACCGGAGCACAGCGTGTCGATTTATTTGGTGCTCAATTAGATGACTTACCAAAAATCTGGAAAATATTAATCGATAATGGTTTTGAAAGCGGACACGCTTACGGAAAATCTTTAAGAGCCGTAAAAAGCTGTGTGGGTAATACTTGGTGTCGCTATGGAATGGATGACAGTACAACCTTTGCCATCGAATTAGAGAACCGTTACAGAGGGATTCGCTCTCCGCATAAATTAAAAGGAGGAGTTTCAGCCTGTATTAGAGAATGTGCCGAAGCAAGAGGAAAAGATTTTGGAGTAATTGCTGTAGAAGGCGGTTGGAATCTTTACATCTGCGGAAATGGCGGTGCTAATCCGAAACACGCTGTACTTTTAGCTGAGCAAATAAACAAAGAAACTGTTTTCAAATATATGGATCGTTTCCTTATGTATTATATCCGTACCGCTGGACCATTGGTTCGAACTTCTACCTGGCTGGAAAAATTAGACGGCGGATTGGATTATTTAAAAGAAGTAATCATCCATGACCGCATCGGAATCTGCGAAACATTGGAAGCTGAAATGGAAAAATTGGTAGGAACTTTTGAATGTGAATGGAAACAAGTACTTGAAAAACCAAGATTGATGAAACGTTTCAGCCACTTCGTTAATTCAGATGAAAAAGATGATAACATCGAATATGTACCGCTAAGAGATCAAAAAATGCCAAGACCTTGGTAA
- a CDS encoding iron chaperone, protein MKTDYESVDEYISTFPKDIQLLLENVRASIIKKAPEAVESISYGMPAYKTNGKPLVYFAGYKKHIGFYATPTGHKEFANELSNYKQGKGSVQFPIDHPVPYWLIEQIVVFRVKENEERKSF, encoded by the coding sequence ATGAAAACCGATTATGAATCCGTAGATGAATACATCTCCACATTCCCAAAAGACATACAATTGCTCTTGGAAAATGTCCGCGCATCAATTATCAAAAAAGCACCCGAAGCCGTAGAAAGTATTTCCTATGGAATGCCTGCATACAAAACAAACGGAAAACCATTAGTATATTTTGCAGGCTATAAAAAACATATCGGGTTTTATGCAACACCAACAGGACACAAGGAGTTTGCTAATGAACTTTCGAATTACAAACAGGGCAAAGGCTCGGTTCAATTCCCAATTGACCATCCCGTTCCCTATTGGCTGATTGAACAAATTGTTGTGTTTAGAGTTAAAGAAAATGAAGAGAGAAAAAGTTTCTAA
- a CDS encoding MBL fold metallo-hydrolase — protein MRKQFGAKAKKSDIEKYSKSKYWNGKIFENLEVTKMNISIQTLPKLLYKQFCKKEAREPQKPISIIPFNKEQFLEPYPSMRSIWYGHSAILMRLDNKTILTDPMFGSNAAPIAPFAVQRFSQNTLDLIDEFPEIDLVLLSHDHYDHLDYDSIQKLKSKTKQFYVALGVKRHLVSWGIPENTITEFDWWDEIPFDGIQITFTPTRHFSGRGLTDRAKSLWGGWALKTTKENIWFSGDSGYGEHFKEIGRRLGPFNFAFMECGQYNENWHQIHMYPEESLQASIDANVKNMMPVHWAGFALAQHSWTEPAERFIQEAKAKNRNYCLPQIGGLFDSNCSKTNAWWINQS, from the coding sequence ATGAGAAAACAATTTGGCGCAAAAGCGAAAAAATCCGACATTGAAAAGTATTCAAAATCAAAGTATTGGAATGGGAAAATCTTCGAAAATTTAGAAGTGACCAAAATGAATATCAGCATTCAAACCTTACCAAAACTGTTATACAAACAATTTTGTAAAAAAGAAGCTCGAGAACCTCAAAAACCCATATCCATTATTCCATTCAATAAAGAACAATTTCTTGAACCTTATCCATCGATGCGAAGCATTTGGTATGGACATTCGGCGATATTGATGCGGTTAGACAATAAAACAATTCTGACCGACCCTATGTTTGGTTCCAATGCGGCACCTATTGCCCCTTTTGCTGTTCAAAGATTTAGCCAAAACACCTTAGACCTCATAGATGAATTTCCAGAAATAGATTTGGTCTTACTTTCCCACGATCATTACGATCATTTGGATTATGACAGTATTCAGAAACTCAAAAGCAAAACCAAACAATTTTATGTAGCACTGGGAGTAAAAAGACATTTGGTTTCTTGGGGAATTCCCGAAAACACAATCACCGAATTCGATTGGTGGGACGAAATTCCATTTGACGGAATCCAAATCACCTTCACTCCCACCCGACATTTTTCGGGCAGAGGATTGACCGATAGAGCCAAATCACTTTGGGGTGGCTGGGCATTAAAAACTACTAAAGAAAATATTTGGTTTAGTGGTGACAGCGGTTATGGTGAACATTTCAAAGAAATTGGCAGACGATTAGGTCCATTTAATTTTGCCTTTATGGAGTGTGGCCAATACAATGAAAACTGGCACCAAATCCACATGTATCCTGAAGAAAGCTTACAAGCTTCCATTGATGCTAATGTAAAAAACATGATGCCTGTGCATTGGGCTGGTTTTGCCTTGGCTCAACATTCTTGGACTGAACCAGCTGAACGCTTTATTCAAGAAGCTAAAGCCAAAAATCGTAACTATTGTTTACCTCAAATAGGCGGATTATTCGATTCTAATTGCTCGAAAACAAATGCTTGGTGGATAAACCAATCATAA
- the katG gene encoding catalase/peroxidase HPI, translating to MENSTSQNPNGESKCPFSGGNPKQSAGSGTRNNDWWPNQLKLNVLRQHSSLSNPMGEKFDYAEAFKSLDLDAVKKDLFALMTDSQDWWPADYGHYGPLFIRMAWHSAGTYRIADGRGGAGAGTQRFAPLNSWPDNVNLDKARLLLWPIKQKYGNKISWADLMILTGNCALESMGFKTFGFAGGRADVWEPNEDIYWGSEGKWLDDQRYSGDRELENPLAAVQMGLIYVNPEGPNGNPDPVASARDIRETFGRMAMNDEETVALIAGGHTFGKTHGAADPNEYVGAEPAAAGIEEQGLGWKNTFGNGHGEYTISSGLEGAWTTTPAKWSHNYLENLFGFEWELAKSPAGAHQWKPKGGAGAGSVPDAHNPSKSHAPTMLTADLALRFDPIYEPIARHFLENPDAFADAFARAWFKLTHRDMGPIERYLGPEVPKKELIWQDPIPAVTHLLIDSKDITELKAKILASGLSVSQLVSTAWASASTFRGSDKRGGANGARVRLAPQKDWKVNNPAQLSAVLSVLEAIQIGFNTAQSGGKQVSLADLIVLAGGVGIEKAAQQAGHNVTVPFSAGRADTSQDKTDVESFAVLEPEADGFRNYMKAQYTISAEEMLIDKAQLLTLTAPELTVLVGGLRVLNANYDQSKHGVFTNRPETLTNDFFVNLLDFGTTWKASLDSQDVFEGRDRRTGALKWTGTRVDLIFGSNSELRAIAEVYGCGDSKEQFVNDFVSAWSKVMNLDRFDLK from the coding sequence ATGGAAAATAGTACAAGTCAGAATCCTAACGGAGAAAGCAAATGTCCGTTCTCTGGGGGGAATCCAAAACAAAGTGCCGGATCAGGCACAAGAAACAATGATTGGTGGCCCAATCAGTTGAAATTAAATGTTCTTCGTCAACATTCTTCATTGTCCAATCCGATGGGGGAGAAGTTCGACTATGCTGAGGCTTTCAAAAGCCTTGATCTGGATGCCGTAAAGAAAGATCTCTTCGCTTTAATGACGGATTCTCAAGATTGGTGGCCGGCTGATTATGGCCATTATGGACCATTATTTATCAGGATGGCTTGGCATAGTGCCGGTACTTATCGTATTGCTGACGGCCGCGGAGGAGCTGGAGCTGGAACACAGCGTTTTGCACCTCTTAACAGCTGGCCGGATAATGTGAATCTTGACAAGGCCCGTTTGCTGTTATGGCCTATCAAACAGAAATACGGCAATAAAATTTCATGGGCCGATTTGATGATTCTTACGGGTAACTGCGCGCTAGAATCGATGGGATTCAAGACTTTCGGTTTTGCTGGCGGCCGTGCCGATGTTTGGGAACCTAATGAAGATATTTATTGGGGATCCGAAGGAAAATGGCTGGATGATCAGCGGTACTCTGGTGATCGGGAATTGGAAAACCCTTTAGCCGCTGTTCAGATGGGATTAATTTATGTGAATCCGGAAGGACCAAACGGCAATCCAGACCCAGTAGCATCTGCGCGCGATATTCGTGAAACTTTTGGAAGAATGGCGATGAATGATGAAGAAACAGTTGCGCTTATTGCAGGCGGACATACCTTTGGCAAAACACACGGCGCTGCTGATCCAAACGAGTATGTAGGTGCAGAACCGGCTGCCGCGGGAATTGAAGAACAAGGTCTTGGCTGGAAAAACACATTCGGAAACGGACATGGTGAATACACTATTAGCAGTGGACTTGAAGGTGCTTGGACAACAACGCCCGCAAAATGGAGCCACAATTATTTAGAAAATTTATTCGGTTTTGAATGGGAGCTTGCAAAAAGTCCTGCTGGTGCTCACCAATGGAAACCAAAAGGAGGAGCTGGTGCTGGATCAGTGCCAGATGCTCATAATCCTTCAAAAAGCCATGCGCCAACTATGCTTACTGCAGATTTGGCTTTGAGATTTGATCCTATATACGAACCTATTGCAAGACATTTCCTTGAAAATCCTGATGCTTTTGCAGATGCTTTTGCACGTGCTTGGTTTAAGCTGACACATCGCGATATGGGACCAATCGAGCGTTATCTTGGACCAGAAGTTCCTAAAAAAGAACTGATTTGGCAAGATCCTATTCCAGCGGTTACTCATCTATTAATTGATTCTAAAGACATTACAGAACTAAAGGCTAAGATACTGGCATCTGGATTGTCTGTTTCCCAATTGGTATCAACAGCTTGGGCTTCGGCATCTACATTCCGTGGTTCTGATAAAAGAGGCGGTGCCAATGGTGCACGCGTTCGTCTCGCTCCGCAAAAGGATTGGAAAGTAAATAATCCTGCTCAGCTGTCGGCCGTATTATCGGTTTTAGAAGCTATTCAAATAGGATTCAATACTGCACAGTCCGGAGGAAAACAAGTATCGTTAGCAGATTTAATCGTTCTGGCTGGCGGCGTTGGAATTGAGAAAGCAGCACAGCAGGCTGGTCATAATGTGACCGTTCCTTTTTCTGCGGGAAGAGCGGATACTTCACAAGATAAAACAGATGTGGAATCTTTTGCTGTATTGGAGCCTGAAGCAGATGGTTTCCGAAATTATATGAAAGCGCAATACACTATTTCGGCAGAAGAAATGCTGATTGACAAAGCACAATTACTTACGCTGACTGCTCCGGAACTGACGGTGCTTGTTGGAGGTCTGCGTGTTCTTAATGCCAACTATGACCAGTCTAAGCATGGTGTATTTACAAACCGTCCAGAGACATTGACTAATGATTTCTTTGTAAATTTACTCGATTTTGGTACGACTTGGAAAGCTTCTTTAGATTCTCA
- a CDS encoding PhzF family phenazine biosynthesis protein, whose product MKTYFVDSFTNEKFKGNPAAVCFPDNNLDIDTMQKIAAEIGFSETAFVKHITDNRYSIRFFTPKIEIPLCGHATLASSKIIFDTTTFDNITFINCDNIELFIEKAANKIKMQFPVYDTEETEVPQKMLDALGISEIVNKRYSPKNKIILIEIKSALELANLKPDFTALINSHTGINGVLVTAISDSENFDFHYRYFWPWAGTNEDPVTGGIQTFLTKYWAAKLNKTKLNAYQSSSRTGIMSTEIIQDKVFIYGEAVTVLEGQFIL is encoded by the coding sequence ATGAAAACGTATTTTGTAGACTCTTTTACAAACGAAAAATTTAAAGGAAACCCTGCCGCGGTTTGTTTTCCTGACAATAATTTAGACATTGACACAATGCAGAAAATTGCAGCAGAAATTGGTTTTTCTGAAACTGCATTTGTAAAACACATCACGGACAATAGGTATAGCATCCGGTTTTTTACGCCAAAGATTGAAATTCCATTATGCGGTCATGCTACATTGGCTTCGTCAAAAATCATTTTCGATACAACTACTTTTGACAATATAACCTTTATCAATTGTGACAATATTGAACTGTTTATTGAAAAAGCAGCCAATAAAATCAAAATGCAGTTTCCTGTTTACGATACAGAAGAAACTGAAGTGCCTCAAAAAATGCTGGACGCACTTGGAATTTCTGAAATTGTAAATAAAAGATACAGCCCTAAAAATAAAATTATCCTGATTGAAATTAAAAGTGCGCTTGAGTTAGCTAATTTAAAACCTGATTTTACGGCATTAATTAATTCGCATACCGGAATCAATGGCGTTTTGGTGACTGCTATTTCAGACAGCGAAAATTTTGATTTCCATTACAGATATTTTTGGCCTTGGGCAGGAACTAATGAAGATCCTGTAACAGGCGGGATTCAAACTTTTTTGACAAAATACTGGGCTGCAAAATTGAATAAAACAAAATTAAACGCTTATCAATCTTCATCAAGAACTGGAATAATGAGCACAGAAATCATTCAGGATAAAGTTTTCATTTATGGCGAAGCCGTAACAGTATTAGAAGGACAATTTATTTTATAA